In the Telopea speciosissima isolate NSW1024214 ecotype Mountain lineage chromosome 2, Tspe_v1, whole genome shotgun sequence genome, one interval contains:
- the LOC122653220 gene encoding phospholipase A1-IIdelta produces MATGETQTETTWAELLGSKHWEGLLDPLDLNLRKLILRCGDFCQATYDAFNSDQNSNYCGSSRYGKTSFFHKVSFPSASDYEVASFLYATSRIDVPKSFLLHSLSREAWDRESNWIGYIAVTTDQVSQATGRREIYVAWRGTIRNLEWIDVLDAKRASIKPLLNPSKQQKQPPPTLQQKQHWYGTLFGHNNNGNNDDGAGNSGSDSDDDDDEKIPKVMKGWLTIYTSDDPKSPFTKTSARTQILTKIKELVTRYKDEDLSITFAGHSLGASLSILSAFDLVENGLSTIPIAAFVFGCPQVGNKAFNDMLNSFPNLKILHIRNKIDVIPHYPSKLLGYYYSGIELVIDTRKSPRLKDSKYPGDWHNLQAMLHVVAGWNGEEREFELKVKRTLALVNKSCDFLKDECLVPGSWWVEKNKGMVLDEGGEWVLAQPDDEDMPVPEY; encoded by the coding sequence ATGGCGACGGGCGAAACCCAAACAGAGACAACATGGGCAGAATTGCTGGGGAGCAAACACTGGGAAGGCCTACTCGATCCTCTAGACCTCAACCTGCGAAAACTAATCCTCCGTTGCGGAGACTTTTGCCAGGCCACCTACGATGCCTTCAATAGTGACCAGAACTCCAATTACTGCGGCAGCAGCCGCTACGGCAAGACTTCCTTCTTTCACAAAGTCTCCTTCCCCTCCGCTTCTGACTACGAAGTTGCATCCTTCCTCTATGCCACCTCTCGCATCGACGTCCCCAAATCCTTCCTCCTCCACTCCCTCTCTCGTGAGGCCTGGGATCGTGAGTCCAATTGGATCGGTTACATTGCCGTCACCACCGATCAAGTGAGTCAGGCCACCGGTAGACGCGAAATCTACGTCGCATGGCGTGGAACCATTCGTAATCTTGAATGGATTGATGTCTTGGATGCTAAGCGCGCCTCCATCAAACCCCTGTTAAACCCAagcaaacaacaaaaacaaccacCACCAACACTGCAGCAGAAGCAACACTGGTACGGAACTCTGTTCGGCCACAACAACAACGGTAACAACGACGATGGTGCTGGCAACAGCGGCAGCGACAGCGACGATGACGACGATGAAAAGATACCTAAGGTGATGAAGGGTTGGCTCACCATCTACACCTCCGATGACCCAAAATCCCCCTTCACCAAAACCAGCGCCAGAACTCAAATCCTCACCAAGATTAAAGAACTCGTTACTCGCTACAAAGACGAGGATCTCAGCATAACCTTTGCAGGCCACAGCTTGGGTGCGAGCCTATCCATTCTCAGTGCCTTCGACCTCGTCGAGAACGGATTGTCCACAATCCCAATCGCGGCCTTTGTGTTCGGTTGCCCTCAAGTGGGTAACAAGGCCTTCAATGACATGCTCAATTCATTCCCAAATCTTAAAATCTTGCACATCAGGAACAAGATTGATGTAATACCGCACTACCCGAGTAAGCTTCTGGGTTATTACTATTCTGGTATTGAACTTGTGATTGATACTCGGAAATCCCCTAGGTTGAAGGACTCCAAGTATCCAGGAGACTGGCACAATCTTCAGGCGAtgttacatgtggttgcagggtggaatggagaggagagagagtttgaGCTCAAGGTGAAGAGAACTCTTGCTTTGGTTAACAAGTCTTGTGATTTCCTCAAGGATGAGTGCTTGGTTCCTGGGTCATGGTGGGTTGAGAAGAACAAAGGTATGGTACTTGATGAAGGAGGAGAATGGGTTTTGGCCCAACCCGATGATGAGGACATGCCCGTCCCTGAATATTGA